The following coding sequences are from one Shewanella violacea DSS12 window:
- the adhE gene encoding bifunctional acetaldehyde-CoA/alcohol dehydrogenase: protein MTVTNEQELDLLVQRVADAQAQFANFSQERVDIIFRAAALAAADARIFLAKMAASETGMGVIEDKVIKNHFASEYIYNKYKDSKTCGIVDEDPTFGTITIAEPVGIICGIVPTTNPTSTAIFKALISLKTRNGIIFSPHPRAKESTTTAARIVLDAAVKAGAPKDIIGWIDEPSVALSNKLMTHDKINLILATGGPGMVKAAYSSGKPAIGVGAGNTPIVIDETADIKRAVSSILMSKTFDNGVVCASEQAVIVVDEIYDIVKERFATHGGYILSANESEAMQGVIIKNGGLNADIVGQSALDIAAMAGIDVPHWTKVLIGEATDINDAEAFAHEKLSPLLGMYRAKDFHDAMDKAEALVTLGGIGHTSGLYTNQDTQEDRVKAFGFRMKTARILINTPASQGGIGDLYNFKLAPSLTLGCGSWGGNSISENVGPSHLINKKMVAKRAENMLWHKLPSSIYFRRGSLPIALEELSDKKRALIVTDKYLFNNGYCNETIKILKAQGLETEIFYEVEADPTLAIVKQGAKMAQSFQPDVIIALGGGSPMDAAKIIWVMYEHPDVDFADLALRFMDIRKRIYKFPKLGVKAQMVAIPTTSGTGSEVTPFAVVTDETTGMKYPIADYQLTPNMAIIDPNLVMDMPKSLTAFGGIDAITHALEAYVSVMANEYSDGQALQALDLLFKHLPDAYNLGASAPVAREKVHNGSTIAGIAFANAFLGVCHSMAHKLGAEFHLAHGLANALLISNVIRFNATDMPTKQAAFSQYDRPKALCRYAKIADHLNLSGNTDEQKVEALLEKIDKLKKTIGIPASIREAGVNEADFLAKLDTLAEDAFDDQCTGANPRYPLIAELKQVLLDSFYGNAYSDK, encoded by the coding sequence ATGACAGTGACCAATGAGCAAGAACTCGATCTTCTTGTACAGCGAGTTGCAGATGCACAAGCCCAGTTCGCTAACTTCAGTCAGGAACGAGTCGATATCATCTTCAGAGCGGCGGCCCTCGCGGCGGCCGATGCAAGAATATTTCTGGCTAAGATGGCTGCATCAGAAACCGGCATGGGCGTGATTGAAGATAAGGTTATTAAGAATCACTTCGCCTCCGAATACATCTATAACAAGTATAAGGACTCTAAGACCTGCGGCATTGTGGATGAAGACCCTACCTTCGGTACCATAACCATAGCCGAACCTGTCGGTATCATCTGTGGCATAGTGCCCACCACCAACCCAACATCCACCGCAATTTTCAAGGCTCTTATTAGCCTAAAAACCCGTAATGGCATCATCTTTTCTCCTCATCCTAGGGCGAAGGAATCAACCACAACCGCAGCACGCATCGTACTGGACGCCGCCGTCAAAGCCGGTGCCCCGAAAGATATTATCGGTTGGATCGATGAGCCCAGTGTCGCACTATCAAATAAATTGATGACCCATGACAAGATAAACCTCATCTTAGCGACAGGTGGACCCGGCATGGTCAAAGCGGCTTACTCTTCAGGCAAGCCCGCCATCGGAGTAGGCGCGGGTAATACCCCAATCGTGATCGATGAAACCGCCGATATCAAACGTGCTGTTAGCTCAATATTGATGTCTAAAACCTTCGATAACGGCGTCGTGTGTGCATCAGAGCAAGCTGTGATTGTCGTCGATGAAATTTATGACATAGTTAAAGAGCGCTTCGCCACTCACGGCGGTTATATTCTCAGTGCTAACGAGTCAGAGGCCATGCAAGGGGTCATAATCAAGAATGGTGGACTCAACGCCGACATCGTTGGACAGAGCGCCTTAGATATCGCTGCCATGGCAGGTATAGACGTGCCCCATTGGACTAAGGTCTTGATTGGCGAGGCCACAGATATCAATGACGCCGAAGCCTTTGCCCATGAAAAACTATCACCTTTACTGGGTATGTATCGCGCCAAAGATTTTCATGATGCCATGGATAAGGCGGAGGCCCTAGTCACCTTAGGTGGCATTGGACACACCTCAGGTCTCTATACTAACCAAGATACCCAAGAGGATCGCGTCAAGGCCTTCGGTTTTCGCATGAAGACAGCCCGCATTTTGATCAACACCCCAGCCTCACAAGGCGGCATCGGCGATCTGTACAACTTCAAACTCGCACCTTCACTCACCTTAGGTTGCGGCTCATGGGGCGGCAACTCTATTTCAGAAAACGTGGGGCCCAGTCACCTGATTAATAAGAAAATGGTCGCCAAGAGGGCTGAGAATATGTTGTGGCACAAGCTTCCTTCATCTATCTATTTCCGCCGTGGCAGCTTGCCTATCGCACTCGAGGAGCTAAGTGACAAGAAACGTGCCCTGATAGTGACAGACAAGTATTTGTTTAATAATGGATATTGTAATGAAACCATCAAGATCCTTAAGGCGCAGGGATTAGAAACCGAGATATTTTATGAAGTAGAAGCCGATCCCACCTTAGCCATAGTCAAACAAGGCGCCAAGATGGCCCAAAGCTTTCAACCCGATGTGATCATCGCGCTCGGTGGCGGCTCCCCTATGGATGCGGCTAAGATTATCTGGGTCATGTATGAGCATCCCGATGTGGACTTTGCCGATCTCGCCCTTAGATTTATGGATATTCGCAAACGTATCTACAAATTCCCAAAACTAGGTGTCAAGGCACAGATGGTCGCTATCCCGACCACCTCGGGCACAGGTTCTGAAGTCACCCCATTCGCGGTGGTAACCGATGAAACCACAGGAATGAAGTACCCTATTGCCGATTATCAGTTGACACCGAACATGGCTATAATCGATCCTAATTTAGTTATGGACATGCCTAAATCTCTCACCGCCTTCGGTGGAATAGATGCCATCACCCATGCACTGGAAGCCTATGTCAGTGTGATGGCCAACGAATACAGTGATGGTCAGGCTCTGCAGGCTTTAGACTTGTTATTTAAGCATCTTCCCGATGCCTATAACCTAGGCGCTAGCGCCCCGGTAGCACGCGAAAAGGTACATAATGGCTCAACCATAGCCGGTATAGCTTTTGCCAATGCCTTCCTGGGAGTCTGCCACTCTATGGCCCATAAGTTGGGCGCCGAGTTCCACCTGGCACATGGTTTGGCCAACGCCCTACTCATCAGTAATGTGATACGTTTCAATGCCACTGACATGCCCACTAAACAGGCGGCATTTAGCCAATACGATCGACCTAAGGCCCTTTGTCGCTATGCAAAGATTGCCGATCACCTAAACCTAAGTGGTAATACAGATGAACAAAAAGTTGAGGCACTACTTGAAAAAATCGATAAACTCAAGAAGACGATTGGCATTCCGGCTTCAATCCGAGAAGCCGGCGTCAACGAAGCCGACTTCCTAGCTAAACTGGATACATTAGCCGAAGACGCATTCGATGATCAATGCACAGGCGCCAACCCAAGGTATCCTTTGATAGCAGAGCTAAAGCAGGTACTGCTGGACAGTTTTTATGGTAACGCCTATAGCGATAAGTGA